The Myotis daubentonii chromosome 21, mMyoDau2.1, whole genome shotgun sequence genome window below encodes:
- the GABRA5 gene encoding gamma-aminobutyric acid receptor subunit alpha-5 translates to MALKMPMLKTLLVLYLFLNLDFRRGFLQTPPNSEEKAEDNITMYTRILDGLLEGYDKRLRPGFGEWTTVVNTDILVTSIGPVSDTQMEYTIDVFFRQSWNDERLQFEGPIHSLSLNNLMAGKIWTPDTYFHNSKKSVVHNTTTPNKLLRLESDGTLLYTMRLTISADCPMQLYNFPMDEHTCSLKFGSYAYTSEEITYVWLDNNVTNGLAVAEDGSRLNQYYLTGFETHSGSCSTSVGNFTVLTADFHLKRKLGYFLTQTYLPCVMTVILSQVSFWVNRESVPARSVFGVTTVLTMTTLSISARNMLPKVSYATSMDWFIAVCYGFVFSALIEFATVNYFTKRSWAWDGQGDAGRNRRRGRRQGRRSLYAVRRRRRAARAPSIPQGEQIPLGPIGRVPAHLEPIPEAREEASPVRVPISSDDEEREVKTYNSVSKIDKVSRFLFPLLFALFNVAYWWTYLSK, encoded by the exons ATGGCTCTTAAGATGCCCATGCTCAAGACCCTGCTGGTCCTCTACCTGTTCCTGAACTTGGACTTCCGCCGCGG CTTTCTGCAGACACCGCCCAACTCCGAAGAGAAGGCCGAGGACAACATCACCATGTACACCCGCATCCTGGACGGGCTCCTGGAGGGCTACGACAAGAGGCTGCGCCCCGGCTTCGGAG AGTGGACCACCGTGGTGAACACCGACATCCTGGTGACCAGCATTGGCCCGGTGTCCGACACGCAGATG GAATACACCATCGACGTGTTCTTCCGCCAAAGCTGGAATGATGAGCGGCTGCAGTTCGAGGGGCCCATACATAGCCTGTCGCTCAACAACCTGATGGCCGGCAAGATCTGGACCCCGGACACCTACTTCCACAACAGCAAGAAGTCCGTCGTGCACAACACGACCACGCCCAACAAGCTGCTGCGGCTGGAGTCGGACGGGACCCTGCTCTACACCATGCG CCTGACCATCTCTGCCGACTGCCCCATGCAGCTCTACAACTTCCCCATGGACGAGCACACCTGCTCCCTGAAATTCGGAAGCT ACGCGTACACCAGCGAGGAAATCACCTACGTGTGGCTGGACAACAACGTCACCAACGGGCTGGCTGTGGCTGAGGACGGCTCCCGGCTGAACCAGTACTACCTGACGGGGTTCGAGACACACTCGGGCAGCTGCTCCACGAGCGTGG GCAATTTCACCGTCCTGACCGCGGACTTCCACCTGAAGAGGAAGCTCGGCTACTTCCTCACCCAGACCTACCTGCCCTGCGTCATGACCGTCATCCTGTCCCAGGTGTCCTTCTGGGTGAACCGGGAGTCCGTGCCCGCCCGCTCCGTGTTCG GGGTGACCACGGTGCTGACCATGACCACGCTGAGCATCAGCGCCCGGAACATGCTGCCCAAGGTGTCCTACGCCACCTCCATGGACTGGTTCATCGCCGTGTGCTACGGCTTCGTGTTCTCGGCGCTCATCGAGTTTGCCACCGTCAACTACTTCACCAagaggagctgggcctgggacgGCCAGGGCGACGCGGGCAGAAACAGG CGGCGGGGACGCCGCCAGGGCCGGCGAAGCCTGTACGccgtgaggaggaggagaagggcgGCCCGCGCGCCCAGCATCCCCCAGGGGGAGCAGATCCCCCTGGGGCCCATCGGACGCGTGCCGGCCCACCTGGAGCCGATCCCCGAGGCCCGCGAGGAGGCGTCCCCGGTCCGCGTGCCCATCTCTTCCGATGACGAGGAGCGGGAAGTGAAGACTTACAACAGCGTCAGCAAGATCGACAAGGTGTCCCGCTTCCTGTTCCCGCTCCTGTTCGCCCTGTTCAACGTCGCGTACTGGTGGACATACCTGTCCAAGTAA